ATATCCTTAATCGATTCAGTGTCATTGGTAATACGGCTGACCAGTTGCCCGGTGCGCGCATAATCAAAAAAGGCCATGGGAAAGGTCAGGACATGTTGAAAAACCCGCTTGCGGATATCCAGAACAGCATTCAGAGCCAGATCGACAAATCGCAGGGTCTGCCGGTATTTCAGATAAGATCCAAGCACCGTGGCACAGATAAACAACGCGACAACGCCAACAACCGGCCCCACGGGATAACTGTCCGGCAAGATAAAATCATCGATAAAGACCTTGCCCAGGATGGGGCCGAGAACATCAAAACCCGTTGCCACAACAACCAGAATCAGAGTCCTGGCAAAGAGGATCTTATCGGCAACCACATAGCTCATCAGCAAGCGCAGTGAGCCTGCGCCGTTATCATCACCGCGATGTGTTTGTGTGTGTGTCATCACGAGACATTCTCCATCGCCTGTTCCATCTGTTGATAATCCGCCATACGGGAAAACCAGCCATCCTCCGCCACCAGCTGGGCATAGCAACCGCGTTCGATGATTTCACCATGGGCCAACACAATGATGTCGTCGGCACGCTCAATAGCAGACAGGCGGTGGCTGACAATCAGCAGGGTTTGCCCATGACGCTGCCGCAGATGATCGATAATGATTTTTTCAGTGTGAATATCGACGGCGGAAAGTGCGTCATCGAGAATCAAGATCGGCGCATCACTGATAAGTGCGCGGGCAATAGAGATGCGCTGCCGTTGTCCACCGGACAGAGTCACGCCACGCTCACCAACCAGAGTATCGTAGCCTTCGGGAAACTGAAGGATATCCTCATGAACAGCTGCCAGCCGAGCCGCCTCGAAAACCGCGTCATCCTCGGCATCGGGTCGCCCCATGCGGACATTGTCGCGAATGGATGCGCTGAACAAAAACGCGTCTTGCGGCACATAGGCAAACTGGCGACGCAGTTGCTCCAGGCGAAGGTCCTGAACAGGCGTTTCCGCCATGCGGACCGTCCCTGACGACGGTTCCCAATAACGCATGACAAGCTGCAGCAGGGTCGACTTACCGGCCCCGGTCGCTCCGGCAATCCCCAGAACCTGATTTTCCGCCACTTGGAATGTCACGCCGTTGAGGTCGGCATGCTGACTGCCCGGATAGTGGAAGGTGACATTATTCACCTTCAAACCATATCCGGCGGGAAAACGCTGCCCCAGATCGGCAATGGAATCCGGTTGCGCGAACAGCGCTTCCAGCCGCTCAATGGCGGCATTACCGCGCTGCAGGATATTCATCAACCAGCCAAAGGCATACATCGGCCAGATCAGTTCGGTTAAATACATGGTGAAGCTGGTCAACTGGCCAAACGTCAGGTTGTTTGAGTGGATTCGCCAACCGCCGACGAGAAGAACGATCAGGACCGCGGCCCCTAAACTCAATTGGATGATGGGTTGAAATTCCGCCTCGGAACGCTGGACACGATAGGTACTTTCGGCGGCCTGCTCGGCGATCTCGTTATAGTGTTTCACCTCTATCGCTTCGCGTCCCATGGCCTTGATCATACGGATGCCCATAATCGCCTGCTGGGTTTGCTCGTTTAAACGCGAAAACTTATCCAGACTCTCTTTGAACTGACCATGAATACGCTTTGACAACCGATAAAAACCCACCCCCATAAACGGAAACGGAATGACCGCCAACGCCGCGAGTCGCCAGTCAATAAAAACAAACATCATGACCAGCACGGCAACAAACGTCAGCAGGCCATCAAAACCGGAAAGAATCCCCTCTCCTGCCGCCACTTCGACCGCATCGATATCATTGGTGGCTCGGGCCATCAGATCGCCCGTCGAATACTGGTTATAGAAAGACTGGCCCTGGCGCGTCAGGCGCAGGTAAAAATGCTGGCGCAGAAGATTGCCAAGTTTATAGGACGTGCCGAACAGCATACGCCGCCAGCCATAGCGCAACAGATAGACGGCAACGGCGGCCGCCAGCAGGGCGAGCAGATCAAACCGGGTTGTTGCCAGATCACCGCCACTCAAGAGATGGTCAACCGCATGACCAATGATCCAGGGAATGACCATATTGATCACGGCAACCGTCAAGAGCATGACCAACGCCAGTGCATAGGCCAGCCAATAACGGCGGAAAAACCAGCCTAAATGTTGAAATAATTGCATTTTTCACCCTCTTTACCGATGAGGAAATACTGGCGCGAATACGAAATAACAGCAGGGACGTCCAACAGGAATCGCATTGAATTTTATTGAAGGGGCGGCAGCGGTCTGACAGACCACTGTGGAAAAACACCGGAAATAGGTTCTTTTGCCGATGGTGAAGCCCCCTGTCACTTAAGTCGTCAAACTGCTGTGACAGGGGGGAAAACAAGGTCGTTATTATTTCAACGCGTTGTAGTCTGCGACATCGACCGGTTCAAGCCATTGGGTTGAGCCATTCACTCCCGGCACTTCAACGGCGACATGGACAAACCAACTGTCTTTCGCCGCGCCGTGCCAATGCTTGACACCAGCGGGAATCTGCACAACATCACCGGCATGGAGCTCTCTGGCTTCCTTGCCTTCTTCCTGATACCAGCCCCGGCCACCGGTCACCAACAGAATCTGACCACCGGCCTCTTCGGCATGGTGAATATGCCAGTTGTTGATACAACCGGGCTCAAAAGTCACGTTGGCGGTCACAACCCCCTCCAGCGTTAACATATTGAGATAGCTGGTTCCGGAGAAATATTTTCCGTATGGATTGATGACACCACGGTCAAAAATCACACTGTTTTCAAGATTGGTTTCCATTTGATATCTCCTTTAACTCTTTGCCGGTGGCCATCGTCCAATCGGGCCAGATCCTTAATTCAGTGCCTGGGTAAAAAAGCTTGTCAGCTTATCAAAGGGAATCAAGGTGACATCGTCGTACAGATCAATATGTCTGGCGCCGGGAACAATGTAGAGTTCTTTCGGTTCAGCGGCCATCTTGTACGCATCTTCGGTAAAGTAACGGGAATGCGCTTTGTCACCGATGATGAACAAAATCGGCCGTGGTGAAATCGACGTGATGTAGTTCATCAACGGAAAGTTCATGAAGGCCAGATTACTGGTCTGGGTAAAGGGACCATGGGAGCGCGGATGGTGGCCCCGCGCCATGCCGTAGTATTCAAAAAACTCGCTGGAGATCGGATCGAGCCCTTCAGGGATCGCATCGGCCGCTTCACTGGGGAATCCCGCAGGCAACAGAGGCTGGCCCTTCTCAAAATCCTGCCAACTCTGCTCACCGAGCTGATCAAGCGCCTGACTGCGCTGTTCGTCGGTCATGGTATCTTTCCAGCCATGGCGGATCACCCGACTCATATCATACATGCTGGCCGTAGCCACCGCTTTGATCCGGTGATCCACCTGGGCAGCGGTGACGGCAAAAGCGCCACTGCCGCACAAACCGATCACGCCGATTTTATCGCGGTCGACAAACGGACGTGTACCGAGATAATCCACCCCGGCGCTAAAGTCTTCGACAAAGATATCCGGCGATGACAGGTGGCGCGGTTCGCCGCTGCTTTCGCCGTTGTAGGATTCATCAAACGCCATGGCGACAAAACCGCGCTCGGCCATGGTTTTGGCATAAATGCCGGCGCCCTGCTCTTTAACGCCGCCATACGGGGTGCCGACCAGAATGGCAGGATATTTCTTCGCCGCATCCATCTGCTTGGGCACATACAGATCCGCGGAAATAATGATGCCATAGCGGTTGGGATAGGACACCTTCTCGTGAACGACCTTGTTGCTTTTTGCAAAGGTCTTGTCCCAGGTCGGCGTTTCAGCAGCCGAGGCTGTCGCACCGGCAGACAGCGCCACACCCAGGGACATCATCGTCATCAGTTTTTTCATGGTGAAACTCCTTTCAAACACTTACTTCACGGCCAGCTTGAGAATATCGGCGATACGCTGCTGGGAATAAAGCTGGTCCATGCCCCACAGCTTGGCATTGCCAAAAGCATTTTCGGCAATTGGTTCAACCGTATCCGCGGCAAGACCAGCCTCGGCAAAAGTCACCGGAGCACCGATGGCACTGAACCACTCGGTCAGCTTGGCAATGCCGGTCTCAGCATCGGTGGCACCGAACATGTTTTGTGCAAAGCGCTCGAAGCGTTCCGGCAGCAGATCTTTGATCGCCTGCATCCAGGCCGGCAAAACAACGGCCAGACCGGCACCGTGCGGCACATTGTAGAGCGCGCCCATGGCATGTTCGATCATGTGAGTGTCATAGGTATTGCCCTCGACACCGACAAAGGTGTTGCCGTTAAGCGCCATGGTCGAGGCCCAGGCAAATTCGCTCCGTGCGTCATAATCATCCGGGTTTTTCATCAACACATCGGTGGTCCGCATTACGGTCTGGAGAACATTTTCAACCAGTGCCGCCGTATATTCGGGGAAATGCTTGGCCGTGAAATAGAGGTCCAGACAATGGGAGAAAATATCGACGGCCGAATAGGCCAGATACTCAGGGGTGACCGTCGCCATCAGTTCGGGATTAATCACCGACACCTTGGGAAACAGCAACGGTCCACCAATGGAATATTTCTGCTGCGTCTCTTCGTTGGTGACGACACCGTAAGGATTCATCTCACTGCCGGTGGCGGCCAAAGTCATGATGGTAAACACCGGAATCGCCTGTTCGACGACCGCTTTGCCAATGAAAAAGTCCCACACATCGCCGTCATATTGGGCTCCGGCAGCAATGGCTTTGGCTGAATCGGCCACCGAGCCGCCGCCCACGGCGACAATGCCCTGCAGTCCGTTGTCTTTGACCAGCTTGACCGCATCGCGTACCCGGCTGATCACCGGATTGCTGATGACACCGCCAAGAGCGGTGTAACTTA
This is a stretch of genomic DNA from uncultured Desulfuromonas sp.. It encodes these proteins:
- a CDS encoding cupin domain-containing protein, coding for METNLENSVIFDRGVINPYGKYFSGTSYLNMLTLEGVVTANVTFEPGCINNWHIHHAEEAGGQILLVTGGRGWYQEEGKEARELHAGDVVQIPAGVKHWHGAAKDSWFVHVAVEVPGVNGSTQWLEPVDVADYNALK
- a CDS encoding alpha/beta hydrolase, whose amino-acid sequence is MKKLMTMMSLGVALSAGATASAAETPTWDKTFAKSNKVVHEKVSYPNRYGIIISADLYVPKQMDAAKKYPAILVGTPYGGVKEQGAGIYAKTMAERGFVAMAFDESYNGESSGEPRHLSSPDIFVEDFSAGVDYLGTRPFVDRDKIGVIGLCGSGAFAVTAAQVDHRIKAVATASMYDMSRVIRHGWKDTMTDEQRSQALDQLGEQSWQDFEKGQPLLPAGFPSEAADAIPEGLDPISSEFFEYYGMARGHHPRSHGPFTQTSNLAFMNFPLMNYITSISPRPILFIIGDKAHSRYFTEDAYKMAAEPKELYIVPGARHIDLYDDVTLIPFDKLTSFFTQALN
- a CDS encoding iron-containing alcohol dehydrogenase; the encoded protein is MRDFTFYNPTRIEFGKGKEANIGQYVQEFGVGSVLVLYGSERIKNDGLFGRVTDALEAQGISYTALGGVISNPVISRVRDAVKLVKDNGLQGIVAVGGGSVADSAKAIAAGAQYDGDVWDFFIGKAVVEQAIPVFTIMTLAATGSEMNPYGVVTNEETQQKYSIGGPLLFPKVSVINPELMATVTPEYLAYSAVDIFSHCLDLYFTAKHFPEYTAALVENVLQTVMRTTDVLMKNPDDYDARSEFAWASTMALNGNTFVGVEGNTYDTHMIEHAMGALYNVPHGAGLAVVLPAWMQAIKDLLPERFERFAQNMFGATDAETGIAKLTEWFSAIGAPVTFAEAGLAADTVEPIAENAFGNAKLWGMDQLYSQQRIADILKLAVK
- a CDS encoding ABC transporter transmembrane domain-containing protein, whose translation is MQLFQHLGWFFRRYWLAYALALVMLLTVAVINMVIPWIIGHAVDHLLSGGDLATTRFDLLALLAAAVAVYLLRYGWRRMLFGTSYKLGNLLRQHFYLRLTRQGQSFYNQYSTGDLMARATNDIDAVEVAAGEGILSGFDGLLTFVAVLVMMFVFIDWRLAALAVIPFPFMGVGFYRLSKRIHGQFKESLDKFSRLNEQTQQAIMGIRMIKAMGREAIEVKHYNEIAEQAAESTYRVQRSEAEFQPIIQLSLGAAVLIVLLVGGWRIHSNNLTFGQLTSFTMYLTELIWPMYAFGWLMNILQRGNAAIERLEALFAQPDSIADLGQRFPAGYGLKVNNVTFHYPGSQHADLNGVTFQVAENQVLGIAGATGAGKSTLLQLVMRYWEPSSGTVRMAETPVQDLRLEQLRRQFAYVPQDAFLFSASIRDNVRMGRPDAEDDAVFEAARLAAVHEDILQFPEGYDTLVGERGVTLSGGQRQRISIARALISDAPILILDDALSAVDIHTEKIIIDHLRQRHGQTLLIVSHRLSAIERADDIIVLAHGEIIERGCYAQLVAEDGWFSRMADYQQMEQAMENVS